The following proteins come from a genomic window of Citrobacter europaeus:
- a CDS encoding aldo/keto reductase: MQKRYLGQSRLEVSALGLGCMGLSHGYGPATDTRQAIELIRAAVERGVTFFDTAEVYGPFLNEEVVGVALKPFRDRVVIATKFGFTFGDDNKQQILNSRPEHIREAVEGSLRRLKTDVIDLLYQHRVDPDVPIEDVAGTVKDLIAEGKVKHFGLSEAGAQTIRRAHAVQPVTALQSEYSMWWREPEKEILPLLEELGIGFVPFSPLGKGFLTGSIKPGTTFGKDDYRSQVPRFAEQAIEANEKLVSLLGELAAEKGVTSAQIALAWLLAQKPWIAPIPGTTKLHRLEENLGAADIILSQNDSRQITQALETIKIVGERYSPEHQARVGR; encoded by the coding sequence ATGCAAAAACGTTATCTGGGTCAATCCCGACTCGAAGTCTCCGCGCTTGGGCTCGGTTGCATGGGCTTAAGCCACGGCTACGGCCCGGCGACCGATACCCGGCAGGCTATCGAACTCATTCGTGCAGCGGTTGAACGTGGCGTCACCTTCTTCGATACCGCTGAAGTGTATGGCCCCTTTCTTAATGAAGAGGTGGTAGGCGTTGCCTTAAAACCGTTTCGTGACCGTGTGGTTATCGCCACTAAATTTGGTTTTACTTTTGGCGACGACAACAAGCAGCAGATTTTAAACAGCCGTCCGGAGCATATCCGTGAAGCCGTTGAAGGATCATTACGCCGTCTTAAGACTGATGTCATTGACCTGCTGTATCAACACCGTGTCGATCCGGATGTCCCCATTGAAGATGTTGCGGGTACGGTAAAAGACCTGATCGCTGAAGGCAAAGTTAAACATTTCGGTCTGTCCGAAGCGGGTGCGCAAACCATTCGCCGCGCGCATGCCGTACAACCGGTCACTGCGCTGCAAAGCGAATACTCGATGTGGTGGCGTGAGCCTGAGAAGGAGATTCTGCCGTTACTGGAGGAACTGGGCATTGGTTTTGTGCCCTTCAGCCCATTAGGCAAAGGCTTCCTGACGGGATCAATTAAGCCAGGAACCACTTTTGGGAAAGATGATTACAGAAGCCAAGTGCCGCGTTTCGCCGAGCAGGCGATTGAAGCCAATGAAAAGCTGGTCTCATTGCTGGGGGAACTGGCGGCAGAGAAAGGCGTGACGTCTGCACAAATCGCGCTGGCATGGCTGCTGGCACAAAAGCCGTGGATTGCTCCTATTCCTGGTACCACCAAACTGCACCGGCTGGAGGAAAACCTGGGGGCTGCCGACATCATCCTTTCGCAGAATGACTCACGGCAGATAACCCAGGCGCTTGAAACGATTAAAATCGTCGGCGAACGTTACTCTCCTGAGCATCAGGCTCGCGTAGGCCGTTAA
- a CDS encoding aldo/keto reductase — protein sequence MQTVKLNNGIEMPLLGFGVFQMTDAAECERAVIDAIDTGYRLIDTAASYQNETQVGNALKQTGIARDELFVTTKLWLQDTNYEGAKAQFERSLNRLQLDYVDLYLIHQPYGDVHGAWRAMEELQQAGKIRAIGVSNFHPDRLADLIAFNKVAPAVNQIEVNPFNQQLHAVPWNQSRGIQPEAWAPFAEGKNGLFQHPVLTAIGQKYGKSVGQVVLRWIFQRGIVSLAKSVRKERMAENINILDFELSAGDMLQITAIDTATSAFFSHRDPARVEWLAGRKLDV from the coding sequence GTGCAAACTGTAAAACTGAACAACGGGATTGAAATGCCCCTGCTGGGCTTCGGTGTCTTTCAGATGACGGATGCCGCTGAATGCGAAAGAGCCGTTATTGATGCCATCGATACTGGATACCGTCTGATCGATACCGCCGCGTCTTACCAGAATGAAACCCAGGTCGGGAACGCGCTGAAACAGACCGGCATCGCCCGTGATGAACTGTTTGTCACCACCAAACTGTGGCTGCAGGATACGAATTACGAAGGCGCTAAAGCCCAGTTCGAACGCTCTCTGAACCGACTGCAGCTTGATTACGTTGACCTGTATCTGATTCACCAGCCTTACGGCGATGTCCATGGGGCATGGCGTGCGATGGAAGAACTGCAGCAGGCTGGCAAAATCCGCGCCATTGGCGTTAGCAATTTCCATCCTGACCGACTGGCCGATCTTATCGCCTTCAACAAAGTGGCCCCTGCGGTGAACCAGATTGAAGTTAACCCCTTCAACCAACAGTTGCATGCGGTTCCATGGAATCAAAGCCGCGGCATTCAGCCGGAAGCCTGGGCACCGTTTGCAGAAGGTAAAAACGGCCTGTTCCAGCACCCGGTGTTGACGGCAATTGGCCAGAAGTACGGCAAAAGCGTGGGCCAGGTTGTGCTGCGTTGGATCTTCCAGCGAGGCATCGTTTCACTGGCGAAATCGGTGCGCAAAGAACGCATGGCAGAGAACATCAACATTCTCGATTTTGAACTCAGCGCTGGAGATATGCTGCAGATTACCGCTATCGACACCGCAACGAGTGCATTCTTTTCCCATCGCGATCCTGCCAGAGTTGAATGGCTGGCTGGCCGTAAGCTTGATGTTTAA
- a CDS encoding SRPBCC domain-containing protein: MNAINWPEGFVPGFTDNFVSNEMIISGLNVNDVWPLLSQPLLWPEYYKNSADVRFYDNKGPELENGVRFYFSTFGFPVEAQVVEFVPPAEGKPARLAWHGWAGEKDTAQRLDVHHAWLLEDLSGHRVRILTQETQNGVPAKDLANTRPNPMLNGHQEWLDGLIRAAKK, encoded by the coding sequence ATGAACGCGATTAACTGGCCAGAAGGCTTTGTTCCGGGTTTTACCGATAACTTTGTTTCTAATGAAATGATCATCTCAGGTCTGAACGTCAATGATGTCTGGCCGCTCCTGAGTCAGCCATTGCTATGGCCGGAATACTATAAAAATTCCGCCGATGTGCGCTTTTATGACAACAAAGGTCCAGAATTGGAAAATGGGGTTCGCTTCTACTTCAGCACGTTTGGTTTCCCAGTTGAAGCTCAGGTTGTGGAGTTTGTTCCACCTGCTGAAGGTAAACCTGCTCGTCTGGCATGGCACGGATGGGCCGGTGAAAAAGATACCGCTCAACGACTCGATGTCCATCATGCGTGGCTACTGGAGGATCTTTCCGGTCACAGGGTCCGTATCCTAACGCAGGAAACACAGAACGGAGTCCCGGCAAAAGATCTGGCAAATACCCGCCCGAACCCAATGCTTAATGGTCATCAGGAATGGCTTGACGGCCTGATTCGAGCAGCAAAGAAATAA